The proteins below come from a single Gossypium raimondii isolate GPD5lz chromosome 2, ASM2569854v1, whole genome shotgun sequence genomic window:
- the LOC105789306 gene encoding uncharacterized protein LOC105789306 isoform X3, which produces MQVFPVFLVHSTFFRGYCVKRNVISGTIPMLGQVMSATRGATDAFSGVSKHVNGALTKIGAKSIEAGVGCGVGFGHGSSVGLSAKPGMVHQIQCCVIETMAKLMMKFRKAPGLPFIGGAFPVSFRSGWTTTNEPSRNPLGNMNQIVSKLADSTSQGLPGPGITSRGSTFGTRTEKVLSSFLQNPVFNEDETSQNELAARLPTENNMLQLVMKCQQIIEQLMEENRKLHQILTEDLNIRKLQTGYLSKTESPCSDCFFCRRKQRRNRR; this is translated from the exons ATGCAAGTTTTTCCGGTATTTCTAGTTCATAGTACATTCTTTCGCGGATATTGTGTTAAGCGCAATGTAATATCAGGTACGATACCTATGCTGGGACAAGTAATGAGTGCAACTAGAGGCGCAACCGATGCGTTTTCTGGTGTTAGCAAACACGTAAATGGTGCT TTAACGAAGATCGGAGCTAAGAGCATTGAGGCCGGGGTTGGATGTGGTGTCGGTTTTGGCCACGGTTCCAGTGTCG GACTCTCTGCGAAGCCTGGGATGGTGCATCAAATTCAATGTTGTGTTATAGAAACAATGGCGAAATTGATGATGAAGTTCAGAAAGGCTCCCGGATTACCGTTCATTGGAGGTGCTTTTCCTGTATCGTTTCGAAGTGGTTGGACCACAACGAATGAACCATCCCGAAATCCACTCGGAAACATGAACCAGATAGTGTCAAAGCTAGCAGATTCTACATCCCAAGGGTTGCCTGGACCCGGGATTACGAGCAGAGGTTCAACTTTTGGAACTCGAACAGAAAAAGTTCTCAGTAGTTTTTTGCAAAATCCAGTTTTCAACGAAGACGAAACTAGCCAAAATGAACTG GCGGCACGGTTGCCAACTGAAAACAACATGCTTCAATTG GTAATGAAATGTCAACAAATCATCGAACAGCTTATGGAGGAAAATCGGAAGCTTCATCAGATACTTACGGAAGACCTAAACATACGCAAGCTCCAAACCGGTTACTTGAGTAAAACGGAATCTCCATGTTCGGATTGCTTCTTTTGCCGAAGGAAACAAAGGAGAAACAGACGATGA
- the LOC105789306 gene encoding uncharacterized protein LOC105789306 isoform X1: MQVFPVFLVHSTFFRGYCVKRNVISGTIPMLGQVMSATRGATDAFSGVSKHVNGALTKIGAKSIEAGVGCGVGFGHGSSVGLSAKPGMVHQIQCCVIETMAKLMMKFRKAPGLPFIGGAFPVSFRSGWTTTNEPSRNPLGNMNQIVSKLADSTSQGLPGPGITSRGSTFGTRTEKVLSSFLQNPVFNEDETSQNELAARLPTENNMLQLVMPLICFATRFWLFYVRVPVHVRCLVQNVLEFLLSIQVMKCQQIIEQLMEENRKLHQILTEDLNIRKLQTGYLSKTESPCSDCFFCRRKQRRNRR; this comes from the exons ATGCAAGTTTTTCCGGTATTTCTAGTTCATAGTACATTCTTTCGCGGATATTGTGTTAAGCGCAATGTAATATCAGGTACGATACCTATGCTGGGACAAGTAATGAGTGCAACTAGAGGCGCAACCGATGCGTTTTCTGGTGTTAGCAAACACGTAAATGGTGCT TTAACGAAGATCGGAGCTAAGAGCATTGAGGCCGGGGTTGGATGTGGTGTCGGTTTTGGCCACGGTTCCAGTGTCG GACTCTCTGCGAAGCCTGGGATGGTGCATCAAATTCAATGTTGTGTTATAGAAACAATGGCGAAATTGATGATGAAGTTCAGAAAGGCTCCCGGATTACCGTTCATTGGAGGTGCTTTTCCTGTATCGTTTCGAAGTGGTTGGACCACAACGAATGAACCATCCCGAAATCCACTCGGAAACATGAACCAGATAGTGTCAAAGCTAGCAGATTCTACATCCCAAGGGTTGCCTGGACCCGGGATTACGAGCAGAGGTTCAACTTTTGGAACTCGAACAGAAAAAGTTCTCAGTAGTTTTTTGCAAAATCCAGTTTTCAACGAAGACGAAACTAGCCAAAATGAACTG GCGGCACGGTTGCCAACTGAAAACAACATGCTTCAATTGGTAATGCCCCTTATTTGCTTTGCAACCCGGTTTTGGTTGTTTTACGTTCGTGTTCCTGTTCATGTTCGTTGCCTCGTTCAGAATGTGTTAGAATTTCTACTTTCCATCCAGGTAATGAAATGTCAACAAATCATCGAACAGCTTATGGAGGAAAATCGGAAGCTTCATCAGATACTTACGGAAGACCTAAACATACGCAAGCTCCAAACCGGTTACTTGAGTAAAACGGAATCTCCATGTTCGGATTGCTTCTTTTGCCGAAGGAAACAAAGGAGAAACAGACGATGA
- the LOC105789306 gene encoding uncharacterized protein LOC105789306 isoform X4 — MLTKIGAKSIEAGVGCGVGFGHGSSVGLSAKPGMVHQIQCCVIETMAKLMMKFRKAPGLPFIGGAFPVSFRSGWTTTNEPSRNPLGNMNQIVSKLADSTSQGLPGPGITSRGSTFGTRTEKVLSSFLQNPVFNEDETSQNELAARLPTENNMLQLVMPLICFATRFWLFYVRVPVHVRCLVQNVLEFLLSIQVMKCQQIIEQLMEENRKLHQILTEDLNIRKLQTGYLSKTESPCSDCFFCRRKQRRNRR; from the exons ATG TTAACGAAGATCGGAGCTAAGAGCATTGAGGCCGGGGTTGGATGTGGTGTCGGTTTTGGCCACGGTTCCAGTGTCG GACTCTCTGCGAAGCCTGGGATGGTGCATCAAATTCAATGTTGTGTTATAGAAACAATGGCGAAATTGATGATGAAGTTCAGAAAGGCTCCCGGATTACCGTTCATTGGAGGTGCTTTTCCTGTATCGTTTCGAAGTGGTTGGACCACAACGAATGAACCATCCCGAAATCCACTCGGAAACATGAACCAGATAGTGTCAAAGCTAGCAGATTCTACATCCCAAGGGTTGCCTGGACCCGGGATTACGAGCAGAGGTTCAACTTTTGGAACTCGAACAGAAAAAGTTCTCAGTAGTTTTTTGCAAAATCCAGTTTTCAACGAAGACGAAACTAGCCAAAATGAACTG GCGGCACGGTTGCCAACTGAAAACAACATGCTTCAATTGGTAATGCCCCTTATTTGCTTTGCAACCCGGTTTTGGTTGTTTTACGTTCGTGTTCCTGTTCATGTTCGTTGCCTCGTTCAGAATGTGTTAGAATTTCTACTTTCCATCCAGGTAATGAAATGTCAACAAATCATCGAACAGCTTATGGAGGAAAATCGGAAGCTTCATCAGATACTTACGGAAGACCTAAACATACGCAAGCTCCAAACCGGTTACTTGAGTAAAACGGAATCTCCATGTTCGGATTGCTTCTTTTGCCGAAGGAAACAAAGGAGAAACAGACGATGA
- the LOC105789306 gene encoding uncharacterized protein LOC105789306 isoform X5 codes for MVHQIQCCVIETMAKLMMKFRKAPGLPFIGGAFPVSFRSGWTTTNEPSRNPLGNMNQIVSKLADSTSQGLPGPGITSRGSTFGTRTEKVLSSFLQNPVFNEDETSQNELAARLPTENNMLQLVMPLICFATRFWLFYVRVPVHVRCLVQNVLEFLLSIQVMKCQQIIEQLMEENRKLHQILTEDLNIRKLQTGYLSKTESPCSDCFFCRRKQRRNRR; via the exons ATGGTGCATCAAATTCAATGTTGTGTTATAGAAACAATGGCGAAATTGATGATGAAGTTCAGAAAGGCTCCCGGATTACCGTTCATTGGAGGTGCTTTTCCTGTATCGTTTCGAAGTGGTTGGACCACAACGAATGAACCATCCCGAAATCCACTCGGAAACATGAACCAGATAGTGTCAAAGCTAGCAGATTCTACATCCCAAGGGTTGCCTGGACCCGGGATTACGAGCAGAGGTTCAACTTTTGGAACTCGAACAGAAAAAGTTCTCAGTAGTTTTTTGCAAAATCCAGTTTTCAACGAAGACGAAACTAGCCAAAATGAACTG GCGGCACGGTTGCCAACTGAAAACAACATGCTTCAATTGGTAATGCCCCTTATTTGCTTTGCAACCCGGTTTTGGTTGTTTTACGTTCGTGTTCCTGTTCATGTTCGTTGCCTCGTTCAGAATGTGTTAGAATTTCTACTTTCCATCCAGGTAATGAAATGTCAACAAATCATCGAACAGCTTATGGAGGAAAATCGGAAGCTTCATCAGATACTTACGGAAGACCTAAACATACGCAAGCTCCAAACCGGTTACTTGAGTAAAACGGAATCTCCATGTTCGGATTGCTTCTTTTGCCGAAGGAAACAAAGGAGAAACAGACGATGA
- the LOC105789306 gene encoding uncharacterized protein LOC105789306 isoform X2, with product MNWGDLFGPKNDDFGPNLLPKKTCTIPMLGQVMSATRGATDAFSGVSKHVNGALTKIGAKSIEAGVGCGVGFGHGSSVGLSAKPGMVHQIQCCVIETMAKLMMKFRKAPGLPFIGGAFPVSFRSGWTTTNEPSRNPLGNMNQIVSKLADSTSQGLPGPGITSRGSTFGTRTEKVLSSFLQNPVFNEDETSQNELAARLPTENNMLQLVMPLICFATRFWLFYVRVPVHVRCLVQNVLEFLLSIQVMKCQQIIEQLMEENRKLHQILTEDLNIRKLQTGYLSKTESPCSDCFFCRRKQRRNRR from the exons ATGAATTGGGGTGATTTATTTGGTCCCAAAAATGATGATTTTGGTCCTAATTTGCTTCCCAAAAAAACTT GTACGATACCTATGCTGGGACAAGTAATGAGTGCAACTAGAGGCGCAACCGATGCGTTTTCTGGTGTTAGCAAACACGTAAATGGTGCT TTAACGAAGATCGGAGCTAAGAGCATTGAGGCCGGGGTTGGATGTGGTGTCGGTTTTGGCCACGGTTCCAGTGTCG GACTCTCTGCGAAGCCTGGGATGGTGCATCAAATTCAATGTTGTGTTATAGAAACAATGGCGAAATTGATGATGAAGTTCAGAAAGGCTCCCGGATTACCGTTCATTGGAGGTGCTTTTCCTGTATCGTTTCGAAGTGGTTGGACCACAACGAATGAACCATCCCGAAATCCACTCGGAAACATGAACCAGATAGTGTCAAAGCTAGCAGATTCTACATCCCAAGGGTTGCCTGGACCCGGGATTACGAGCAGAGGTTCAACTTTTGGAACTCGAACAGAAAAAGTTCTCAGTAGTTTTTTGCAAAATCCAGTTTTCAACGAAGACGAAACTAGCCAAAATGAACTG GCGGCACGGTTGCCAACTGAAAACAACATGCTTCAATTGGTAATGCCCCTTATTTGCTTTGCAACCCGGTTTTGGTTGTTTTACGTTCGTGTTCCTGTTCATGTTCGTTGCCTCGTTCAGAATGTGTTAGAATTTCTACTTTCCATCCAGGTAATGAAATGTCAACAAATCATCGAACAGCTTATGGAGGAAAATCGGAAGCTTCATCAGATACTTACGGAAGACCTAAACATACGCAAGCTCCAAACCGGTTACTTGAGTAAAACGGAATCTCCATGTTCGGATTGCTTCTTTTGCCGAAGGAAACAAAGGAGAAACAGACGATGA
- the LOC105789312 gene encoding protein SIEVE ELEMENT OCCLUSION B translates to MARPTPISSQQSMRNEHWMFDDAMNERIRSTHAPDGRVVDVTQVLQVTRNVLRHIIPNINLSLNGHIDASDDQTNLSAADGALDALHKICCELSCKCSRGGDAHATTMAIFNMLSSYPWVAKVVLTLAAFAVNFGEFWLIAQLCTSNPLAKSVALLKQPDISEHSQTLKSHFDALSKLINAMFDVTKCIVKLTELRSSKYISIGEPPLSTAMAHIHTATYWIIASVVACTRQITGLIEFTTVTSEAWELSSLAHKVSSIHEHLQSQLSLCYERIDEKKLIEAFEHFKRTIETPQVDNLKILQNIFGKEENLLNPDRAEVCINVLGRKHVILLISDLSISQEEIRVLEDVYKERVSSGLNYEIIWLPIVDRTTWNDYYREKFSKLQSIMSWYTVSQHVAIEPAVIKYIREEWGFFKKPIAVTLNPQGKVLCPNALNMMWIWGNSAFPFSSEKEESFWKAKPWTLDLLFGRLEADLPTWVSQQKVVCFYGGVKMEWIQSFTTATTAVAEALGIGIEMVYVGKKNKRERVKKITGLIKEKELSRAWEDDNVWFFWNLLESMLYSKNQHGKTIENDVIKQEVMTMLEYDSSKNGWAVFYTGSGEMVKANGEKVLSTMDKFDEWKNLAKQMGFVPALREKLEGVIPRHHCTRLILPSNGGRIPERVQCAECGRPMELNFLYRCCAE, encoded by the exons ATGGCTCGCCCTACCCCAATCTCATCCCAGCAATCGATGAGGAATGAGCATTGGATGTTCGACGATGCGATGAATGAGCGAATTCGGTCGACTCATGCCCCCGATGGTCGTGTTGTTGATGTTACACAAGTTCTTCAAGTCACTCGCAATGTTTTGCGTCATATCATTCCCAACATTAATCTTTCTTTGAAT GGGCACATCGATGCATCCGACGATCAGACCAACTTGTCTGCCGCTGATGGCGCGCTTGATGCATTACACAAAATCTGCTGCGAG CTATCATGCAAGTGTTCTAGAGGAGGTGATGCCCATGCAACAACAATGGCGATCTTCAACATGCTTTCAAGCTATCCATGGGTTGCAAAAGTGGTGCTAACATTAGCGGCTTTTGCAGTGAATTTCGGGGAGTTTTGGCTGATCGCTCAGCTTTGCACTTCCAACCCTTTGGCCAAATCAGTGGCTCTCCTCAAGCAACCCGACATTTCAGAGCACTCCCAAACACTGAAATCCCACTTTGATGCACTCAGCAAGCTCATCAATGCAATGTTCGATGTAACCAAGTGCATTGTTAAGCTTACTGAGCTACGCTCTTCTAAGTATATTTCCATCGGTGAGCCACCATTGTCGACCGCCATGGCTCATATCCACACTGCTACTTACTGGATCATTGCGAGTGTCGTCGCTTGTACTAGACAGATTACAGGCCTTATAGA GTTCACTACAGTGACTTCGGAGGCATGGGAGCTATCAAGCTTGGCACATAAAGTTAGCAGCATACATGAACACCTTCAAAGTCAATTAAGTCTTTGTTATGAGCGTATTG ATGAGAAGAAGCTAATTGAAGCTTTTGAACACTTCAAGCGTACCATTGAAACacctcaagtggacaacttgaAGATTCTCCAAAACATCTTTGGCAAGGAAGAGAATCTCTTGAATCCGGACAGGGCCGAG GTTTGTATCAATGTCTTGGGAAGAAAGCATGTTATATTGCTCATTTCAGATCTTTCTATCTCCCAAGAGGAGATTCGGGTTCTTGAAGATGTTTACAAAGAAAGGGTATCATCTGGGCTTAACTACGAGATCATATGGCTCCCAATTGTGGACAGAACAACTTGGAATGATTATTATCGGGAAAAGTTTTCGAAACTGCAATCAATTATGTCGTGGTATACTGTGAGCCAACATGTTGCCATTGAACCAGCAGTGATTAAATACATAAGGGAAGAATGGGGTTTCTTTAAGAAACCAATTGCGGTGACATTGAATCCACAAGGAAAGGTTTTATGCCCAAATGCACTCAACATGATGTGGATATGGGGAAATTCAGCTTTCCCGTTTAGcagtgaaaaagaagaaagtttTTGGAAAGCTAAACCTTGGACACTTGACCTTCTCTTTGGTCGCCTTGAAGCAGACTTACCTACTTGG GTGAGCCAACAGAAAGTGGTTTGTTTCTATGGTGGTGTGAAAATGGAATGGATCCAAAGTTTCACTACCGCAACAACAGCGGTTGCAGAGGCTCTCGGTATTGGCATAGAAATGGTTTATgttggaaagaaaaataaaagggaacgAGTGAAAAAGATTACTGGTTTAATCAAAGAGAAGGAACTTAGCCGTGCTTGGGAAGATGACAATGTGTGGTTCTTTTGGAACCTATTAGAGAGCATGTTGTACTCGAAAAACCAACATGGGAAGACCATTGAAAACGATGTTATAAAGCAAGAAGTGATGACGATGCTTGAATATGACAGTAGTAAAAATGGATGGGCTGTGTTCTACACCGGATCGGGTGAAATGGTGAAAGCCAATGGAGAGAAAGTGCTTAGCACCATGGACAAATTTGATGAATGGAAAAACCTTGCCAAGCAAATGGGTTTTGTCCCAGCACTTCGTGAGAAGTTGGAAGGGGTTATCCCGCGCCATCATTGCACTCGCCTTATCCTTCCGAGTAACGGTGGTAGAATTCCGGAGAGGGTGCAATGTGCTGAGTGTGGTCGTCCGATGGAGTTGAATTTCTTGTATCGCTGCTGTGCAGAGTGA
- the LOC105789758 gene encoding classical arabinogalactan protein 7 translates to MAQFHFTFALTLMIALISNSASQIPSASPTMPPSSGGAPPPTTTMTPAMTPTSSPSPTVVPTTPSPSMAPTPSMSSSPPSPMAPTPTPSMSSAPPPMGPSPSGPSADNAPAMTPVKSTPSFAVSTRGYTMSLFGLLGAVALFV, encoded by the coding sequence ATGGCTCAATTTCACTTTACATTTGCTTTAACTTTAATGATTGCTTTAATATCAAATTCAGCATCTCAGATCCCATCGGCATCACCCACAATGCCACCGTCAAGCGGCGGAGCTCCACCACCCACCACCACTATGACACCAGCTATGACTCCAACTTCTTCACCCTCCCCCACCGTGGTTCCAACTACCCCAAGCCCATCAATGGCACCAACCCCATCAATGAGCTCATCACCTCCTTCACCAATGGCTCCTACACCAACCCCATCAATGAGTTCAGCACCGCCACCAATGGGTCCTTCTCCGTCTGGTCCCTCCGCCGACAACGCGCCGGCTATGACTCCGGTTAAGTCTACACCAAGCTTTGCTGTTTCTACACGTGGATATACTATGTCTTTGTTTGGTTTACTTGGAGCTGTGGCACTCTTTGTTTAG